In Ruminococcaceae bacterium BL-4, one DNA window encodes the following:
- the luxS gene encoding S-ribosylhomocysteine lyase: MNLIKSFCVNHDVLTPGIYTSRIDGDITTYDIRMRRPNHPPFLENAALHTIEHLFATFARNSAYSDQVVYFGPMGCRTGFYFLVRDLPPQTAIKLIIEIFQKIALYQGEIPGAKAKECGNYKEHDLNGAIWEAKNFLPVIEHWTVENLQYKQ, translated from the coding sequence GTGAATCTGATTAAAAGTTTTTGTGTGAACCATGATGTATTAACACCAGGAATTTATACTTCTCGTATTGATGGAGATATTACTACCTATGATATTCGTATGCGCAGGCCAAATCATCCGCCATTTTTGGAAAATGCCGCACTGCATACGATCGAGCATTTGTTCGCAACGTTTGCCCGCAACAGTGCCTATTCCGACCAAGTTGTTTATTTTGGACCAATGGGTTGTCGTACAGGATTTTATTTTTTGGTGCGCGATCTTCCTCCCCAAACAGCAATTAAATTGATTATTGAGATCTTTCAAAAGATCGCTCTTTATCAGGGAGAGATCCCAGGAGCAAAAGCGAAAGAATGCGGAAACTATAAGGAACACGATTTAAATGGCGCAATTTGGGAAGCAAAGAATTTTTTGCCTGTGATTGAGCACTGGACTGTTGAAAATTTACAATACAAACAATAA